The Solanum lycopersicum chromosome 9, SLM_r2.1 genome window below encodes:
- the TPS14 gene encoding sesquiterpene synthase 14 → MATNLTLETDKEIKNMNQLSMIDTTITRPLANYHSSVWKNYFLSYTPQLTEISSQEKLELEELKEKVRQMLVETSDKSTQKLVLIDTIQRLGVAYHFDNEIKISIQNIFDEFEQNKNEDDNDLYIVALRFRLVRGQRHYMSSDVFKKFTNDDGKFKETLTKDVQGLLNLYEATHLRVHGEQILEEALSFTVTHLKSMSPKLDSSLKAQVSEALIQPIYTNVPRVVAPKYIRIYENIESHDDLLLKFVKLDFHILQKMHQRELSELTRWWKDLDHSNKYPYARDKLVECYFWATGVYFGPQYKRARRMITKLIVIITITDDLYDAYATYDELVPYTNAVERCEISAMDSISPYMRPLYQVFLDYFDEMEEELTKDGKAHYVYYAKVEMNKLIKSYLKEAEWLKNDIIPKCEEYKRNATITVANQMILITCLIVAGEFISKETFEWMINESLIAPASSLINRLKDDIIGHEHEQQREHGASFVECYVKEYRASKQEAYVEARRQIANAWKDINTDYLHATQVPTFVLQPALNLSRLVDILQEDDFTDSQNFLKDTIKLLFVDSVNSTSCG, encoded by the exons ATGGCAACAAATCTCACATTAGAGACagataaagaaattaaaaatatgaatcaatTATCAATGATTGATACTACTATTACACGTCCATTGGCAAATTATCACTCAAGTGtatggaaaaactattttctcTCCTACACTCCTCAACTCACA GAAATTAGTAGCCAAGAAAAACTTGAACTTGAAGAGTTGAAAGAAAAAGTAAGGCAAATGTTAGTGGAAACTTCTGATAAAAGTACACAAAAACTTGTCTTGATTGACACAATTCAACGATTGGGAGTGGCATATCATTTCGATAATGAGATCAAAATATCTATTCAGAATATTTTTGATGAGTTTGAGCAGAATAAAAATGAAGATGATAACGATCTTTACATTGTTGCTCTTCGTTTTCGACTAGTGAGAGGACAAAGGCATTACATGTCTTCTG ATGTGTTCAAAAAGTTCACAAACGATGATGGAAAATTCAAGGAAACTCTTACTAAAGATGTTCAAGGCTTATTAAATCTATATGAAGCAACACATCTAAGAGTACACGGAGAACAAATTCTTGAAGAAGCTCTATCTTTTACCGTTACTCATCTCAAGTCCATGAGCCCTAAATTGGACAGTTCACTCAAGGCCCAAGTTAGTGAAGCCTTGATCCAGCCCATTTACACAAATGTACCAAGAGTGGTAGCTCCTAAATACATACGTATTTACGAGAACATTGAATCACACGATGatttacttttgaaatttgtaaAGTTGGATTTCCACATTTTGCAAAAGATGCACCAAAGAGAGCTTAGTGAACTTACAag gTGGTGGAAAGATCTAGATCATTCAAACAAATATCCATATGCAAGAGACAAACTAGTGGAATGTTATTTTTGGGCAACAGGGGTGTATTTTGGGCCACAATACAAACGTGCAAGAAGAATGATAACAAAATTAATCGTTATCATTACAATTACTGATGATCTATATGATGCTTATGCAACTTATGACGAACTTGTGCCCTACACTAATGCAGTCGAAAG ATGTGAAATTAGTGCTATGGATTCGATATCGCCCTATATGAGACCTCTTTATCAAgtatttttagattattttgaCGAAATGGAAGAAGAATTGACCAAAGATGGTAAAGCACACTATGTCTACTATGCAAAAGTTGAG atgaaTAAGTTGATCAAAAGCTATCTTAAGGAAGCAGAATGGTTGAAAAATGACATTATACCAAAATGTGAGGAATATAAGAGAAATGCTACTATAACGGTAGCCAATCAAATGATTTTGATTACTTGTTTGATTGTTGCGGGCGAATTTATATCCAAGGAGACTTTTGAATGGATGATAAATGAGTCTTTGATCGCTCCAGCTTCATCACTAATCAATCGACTAAAAGACGATATTATTGGACATGAA CACGAACAACAAAGAGAGCATGGAGCTTCATTCGTTGAATGTTACGTGAAAGAATATAGAGCTTCAAAACAAGAGGCATATGTTGAGGCTCGTAGGCAAATAGCAAATGCATGGAAAGATATAAACACAGATTATTTACATGCTACTCAAGTACCAACGTTTGTACTACAACCTGCATTGAATCTTTCACGTCTCGTAGATATTCTCCAAGAGGATGATTTTACAGATTCACAAAACTTCCTTAAAGACACAATCAAATTGTTGTTTGTTGACTCTGTCAATAGTACATCATGTGGATAA